A window of Ranitomeya variabilis isolate aRanVar5 chromosome 2, aRanVar5.hap1, whole genome shotgun sequence contains these coding sequences:
- the RASSF10 gene encoding ras association domain-containing protein 10 — translation MESEEEWKISVWLCEEEKLVSGLTRRTTCSDVVKVLLDDHNQKQSVEGSMMLAPAHSYCIVEKWRGFERILPNKTKILRLWTAWGEEQENVRFVLVKNEAFLPNIGPRSAEAKVVLSRESPCPFKGATKATMDLNQERQRRVVRKAFRKLAKMNKRRQETLSKESTAVEKMETLVHLVLSQDHTIRQQVQRVKDLDRDIERYEAKIHFDRMKRHGVNYVQDTYLVGVVPDKGSYDIKTEDKCPEELFVDFENYARKCDGILMLQDQITEQEALIEKITIQIQEELNKRWMDRRQDELSSKDQEPATTIADEGECENELLLQQERVKTELSASLYIGLRLNTDLEAIKADLDYSQEVWNEKEKELQSLLDNLGALDMSETQDTCEELRPSCSQVVERTCSEGSGVWIEKDMGQCTTSEGNDEDSDTGLSSMHSQDSDSTPVCESLV, via the coding sequence ATGGAAAGCGAGGAGGAGTGGAAGATTTCTGTCTGGTTATGTGAAGAGGAGAAACTTGTCTCTGGACTCACCAGACGCACAACTTGTTCAGATGTGGTCAAGGTCCTGTTGGACGATCACAATCAGAAGCAATCTGTTGAGGGGTCCATGATGTTGGCACCAGCTCATTCTTACTGCATTGTGGAAAAATGGAGGGGGTTTGAGAGGATCCTTCCAAACAAAACCAAGATACTGAGACTTTGGACAGCTTGGGGTGAGGAGCAGGAGAATGTGAGGTTTGTGCTGGTCAAGAATGAGGCTTTTCTGCCCAATATTGGACCCAGGAGTGCTGAAGCTAAAGTGGTTCTCAGTAGGGAAAGCCCGTGTCCCTTTAAAGGAGCCACCAAAGCGACCATGGACCTCAACCAAGAGAGACAACGCAGGGTGGTAAGAAAAGCTTTCCGAAAGTTGGCCAAGATGAACAAAAGGAGGCAAGAAACTTTATCCAAAGAGTCCACTGCAGTGGAGAAGATGGAAACTCTGGTCCACCTAGTTCTATCCCAGGATCACACCATCCGACAGCAGGTGCAGAGGGTTAAGGATCTGGACAGGGACATAGAGCGGTATGAGGCTAAAATTCATTTTGACAGGATGAAAAGACATGGGGTTAATTATGTCCAAGACACATATTTGGTTGGTGTTGTTCCCGATAAGGGTTCTTATGACATCAAGACAGAAGACAAATGTCCCGAAGAACTTTTTGTAGACTTTGAGAACTATGCTCGGAAATGTGATGGAATCTTAATGCTGCAAGATCAAATAACCGAACAGGAGGCTTTGATTGAGAAAATTACCATCCAGATCCAAGAAGAACTAAATAAAAGATGGATGGATAGGCGTCAGGATGAGCTGTCCTCAAAAGATCAAGAACCTGCTACAACAATTGCAGATGAGGGGGAATGTGAAAATGAATTGCTCCTTCAGCAGGAGAGGGTTAAAACTGAGCTCAGTGCCAGTCTCTACATAGGACTGAGGTTGAACACAGACCTGGAGGCTATCAAGGCGGATTTGGATTATTCCCAAGAAGTATGGAATGAAAAGGAGAAAGAATTACAAAGTCTTTTGGACAACCTTGGTGCCTTAGACATGTCGGAGACACAGGATACATGTGAGGAGCTCAGGCCTAGTTGCTCACAGGTTGTGGAAAGGACATGTAGTGAGGGCTCTGGAGTTTGGATTGAAAAAGACATGGGCCAATGTACTACTTCTGAGGGGAATGATGAGGATTCAGACACAGGATTAAGCTCCATGCACAGTCAGGACTCTGACTCCACCCCAGTCTGTGAGTCCTTGGTATAG